A stretch of the Methanofervidicoccus abyssi genome encodes the following:
- a CDS encoding sulfite exporter TauE/SafE family protein, with amino-acid sequence MEEILIISLVALGIVIGFIAGLLGIGGGFILVPVFNSLFRSMGIPLDISIKMAVGTSLFTVFLTSVVSAYKHYLRGNILWRCSLVLGIFGVVGSLIGLKISMEYLSGDLHKRLFGILLILISIYGIYTIKRKILRSIETTYSTIDYRKLFVIGISVGIVSSIFGIGGGIITIPILIYLLKFPIRIAIGISSGMMVLTSLIGIIGYMAVPCPTYRHLLNIGYVSIVVGLIVGFAAMISSRYGAVATYKVKSRTLKYILYSILMLIGIWETFVS; translated from the coding sequence ATGGAAGAAATACTGATAATATCGTTAGTAGCATTGGGAATAGTTATTGGGTTCATCGCTGGATTATTAGGTATTGGAGGAGGATTTATCTTAGTACCAGTATTTAACAGTTTATTCCGTAGTATGGGTATACCTCTTGACATCTCCATAAAGATGGCCGTTGGAACGAGTTTATTTACAGTCTTTTTGACTTCAGTAGTCAGTGCTTACAAACACTATCTTAGGGGAAATATTCTATGGAGATGTTCCTTAGTTTTAGGAATTTTTGGAGTTGTAGGCTCATTAATTGGTTTAAAGATTTCGATGGAGTATTTGAGTGGAGATTTACATAAAAGGTTATTTGGTATCTTGTTAATTCTTATATCTATTTATGGTATATATACCATCAAGAGGAAGATATTAAGGAGTATAGAAACTACATATTCTACTATAGATTATAGAAAATTGTTTGTTATAGGCATCTCTGTAGGAATTGTTTCTTCTATATTTGGTATAGGTGGGGGAATAATCACCATACCTATTTTAATATATCTCCTGAAATTTCCCATAAGAATAGCTATCGGTATATCTAGTGGTATGATGGTATTGACATCTTTGATCGGTATTATAGGCTATATGGCTGTACCGTGTCCTACCTATAGACATCTTCTAAACATTGGATATGTATCCATAGTAGTTGGGCTAATAGTGGGGTTTGCAGCTATGATATCTTCCAGATATGGGGCAGTAGCCACCTACAAGGTGAAATCCCGAACATTGAAGTATATTCTATATTCCATACTAATGCTTATAGGAATCTGGGAAACATTCGTTAGTTGA
- a CDS encoding oxygen-binding di-iron domain-containing protein, whose protein sequence is MATYNLKYGLDPRKDHVLYRDDDHLVVYLGTNMSGSGDVDINSYLIVNKKRGFLLDPGGYKIFPKVLSNISKYINPKNIEYIYMCHQDPDVAGSIPLWRAITNAKLVTSWLWIRFLPHFGFEDVDSVAHPLPDKGEQISFGTTTLEFIPAHFLHSPGHFTIYDRRSKFLFTGDIGIAMLEEPSLIIEDIDKHIEAMKPLHERLMANNHALRHWVDRVRNLDIEAIVPQHGGIIPRKHITKFFNFLSNLKCGTDLIR, encoded by the coding sequence ATGGCAACGTACAACCTTAAATATGGATTAGATCCAAGAAAAGACCATGTTCTCTATAGAGATGATGACCATCTAGTAGTTTATCTTGGGACAAATATGTCAGGTAGTGGGGATGTGGATATCAACAGCTATTTAATAGTAAATAAAAAGAGAGGATTTTTGCTGGACCCAGGAGGATATAAGATATTTCCAAAAGTCCTATCCAATATCTCTAAATATATAAATCCTAAAAATATAGAGTATATATACATGTGTCACCAGGATCCAGATGTAGCAGGTAGTATTCCACTCTGGAGGGCTATAACAAATGCAAAACTTGTTACAAGCTGGTTGTGGATAAGGTTCTTGCCACATTTTGGATTTGAGGATGTTGACAGTGTAGCACATCCACTACCAGATAAAGGCGAGCAGATATCCTTTGGTACAACGACCTTGGAATTCATACCTGCCCACTTTCTCCATAGTCCTGGACATTTCACTATCTACGATAGACGGAGTAAATTCCTATTTACCGGTGATATTGGAATAGCTATGTTGGAGGAACCGTCCCTAATAATCGAAGACATAGATAAACATATCGAAGCTATGAAGCCGTTACATGAAAGATTGATGGCAAATAATCACGCTCTGAGACATTGGGTTGACAGAGTTAGAAATTTAGATATAGAAGCAATTGTCCCACAGCATGGGGGGATTATTCCAAGAAAGCATATTACCAAGTTCTTCAACTTCTTAAGTAATTTGAAGTGTGGTACAGATCTAATAAGGTGA
- a CDS encoding methyl-accepting chemotaxis protein has protein sequence MKKNLDKDKDNSNLHIVSDIFADAVRIESANKETSKIIYNLVTDISEHFVKNNEMIVENIENLSEIIEDLEKFRDDFLPFFQKLEIFAREFNRLVENLKYISKMSSSINDVAKHTSLIALNASIEAARAGEFGRGFAVVANEIREMANQTMKLTKEIEKFNSEVMRDLEVLKDVLNVIDKTKEGTKMLAKDINEIVEINNRLNKITKDQERFVHDIKSLSGISIAMENFNKMQEKFNRKLGNLLVQLAINEGDKKVVKLR, from the coding sequence ATGAAGAAAAATCTTGACAAGGATAAAGATAACAGCAATTTACATATAGTTTCAGATATTTTTGCAGATGCAGTCCGTATAGAATCTGCAAATAAAGAAACGTCCAAGATAATATACAACCTAGTAACAGATATTAGTGAGCATTTTGTAAAAAATAACGAGATGATAGTTGAAAATATAGAGAATTTATCTGAGATTATAGAAGATCTAGAAAAATTTAGAGACGATTTTCTACCATTCTTTCAGAAGCTGGAGATATTCGCAAGGGAGTTTAACCGTCTCGTCGAGAATTTAAAATATATATCCAAGATGAGTAGTTCAATAAACGATGTTGCAAAACATACCAGTTTAATAGCCCTAAACGCATCCATTGAAGCCGCAAGGGCTGGCGAATTTGGGAGGGGATTTGCAGTTGTAGCAAATGAAATTAGAGAGATGGCTAATCAAACTATGAAGCTGACGAAGGAGATTGAAAAATTCAACTCCGAAGTTATGAGAGATCTCGAAGTACTAAAGGATGTGTTAAATGTTATAGATAAGACAAAAGAAGGAACAAAAATGCTGGCAAAGGATATCAACGAGATCGTAGAGATAAACAACAGACTAAATAAGATTACAAAAGACCAGGAGAGATTCGTTCATGATATCAAAAGTTTAAGTGGTATATCGATAGCAATGGAGAATTTCAATAAGATGCAGGAGAAATTTAACAGGAAGTTAGGGAATCTGCTGGTTCAACTGGCTATAAATGAAGGGGATAAAAAAGTAGTCAAGCTCAGGTGA
- a CDS encoding NOG1 family protein: MRKRKEDNPFKKIPTILFPEELMNKAYNRAEKAADKLRKSTIGLSLYKSRVIEEQKVRTATSVIADYLLNIVKKTPSIDNLNPFYREILEILIDSDEFKKSLGALHWASQLVRKLGNTYSRKIRRAKTPQEASKIRREFFGRVSSILKQIYPNLACIAVAREKLKNIPTVKDVPTVVIAGYPNVGKSSLLRKLTDAKPEVNSYPFTTKGLNVGYSHYGIQFIDTPGILDRPIYERNDIELHAVVALNYLADGIIYVIDPTEYCGYPIDEQLNLLNEIMETFNIPIIVAINKIDVDESEYRENLEKVEKFLREKGIKNVVKISTEKDINLDILKRKVVEIVKES; encoded by the coding sequence ATGAGAAAGAGAAAGGAAGACAATCCATTTAAAAAAATTCCCACCATACTCTTCCCAGAGGAACTTATGAACAAGGCCTACAATAGGGCGGAAAAAGCTGCAGATAAACTTAGAAAGTCTACAATAGGTCTCAGTTTGTATAAGTCAAGAGTTATAGAGGAGCAGAAGGTAAGAACTGCGACTTCTGTTATAGCAGATTACCTACTGAATATAGTAAAGAAGACCCCTTCCATAGATAATTTAAATCCCTTCTACAGAGAGATATTGGAAATCTTAATAGACAGTGATGAATTTAAGAAGTCCCTTGGTGCTTTACATTGGGCTTCTCAGTTGGTTAGAAAACTTGGAAACACTTACAGTAGAAAGATAAGGAGAGCAAAGACCCCACAGGAAGCTTCAAAAATAAGGAGAGAGTTCTTTGGCAGGGTTTCCTCCATACTGAAACAGATATATCCAAATTTAGCCTGTATTGCAGTAGCCAGAGAAAAACTGAAGAATATCCCAACTGTCAAAGATGTACCAACGGTAGTAATAGCAGGTTATCCCAACGTTGGAAAATCCTCACTTCTAAGGAAGTTGACAGATGCAAAACCTGAAGTAAATTCCTATCCCTTTACAACTAAAGGGCTCAACGTTGGATATTCCCACTACGGTATTCAATTTATAGATACACCTGGGATACTTGATAGACCTATCTACGAAAGAAACGATATAGAACTCCATGCAGTTGTAGCCCTTAACTACCTTGCAGATGGAATAATCTATGTAATAGACCCTACCGAATACTGTGGCTACCCTATAGATGAGCAACTTAATCTATTGAACGAGATTATGGAGACATTCAATATACCTATAATAGTTGCTATAAACAAGATAGATGTAGATGAAAGTGAATACAGAGAGAACTTAGAGAAGGTAGAGAAGTTTTTAAGGGAGAAAGGTATTAAAAATGTTGTTAAAATATCCACTGAAAAAGATATCAACTTAGATATTTTAAAGAGAAAAGTTGTTGAAATTGTAAAAGAATCATGA
- a CDS encoding MJ1255/VC2487 family glycosyltransferase, which translates to MKILISVCGEGFGHTTRCLAIGEELSKEHEVKFIAYGKSMDFIKKCNYEVFETYPEVKLTGYNGRFDIKGSIFNRENRPTMAIKRELEIVKKYKPDLIIVDCKYSTALVAKLLNIPFYIVTNQNYTRSHDNRKFIIYPVIRLLNIINKRSKGVIVPDLPMPYTICEYNLTMLDNLQFIGPLIRYNVNGDEGEDGDYILSIIGGFEYRYRILELLNEISKRKGINVKMVCGSYEIARKLRRIKSPNVEIIPFTTNMEDLIRRCSFIVCHGGHSTLMEAVSFGKPVITIPDLYHPEQENNSRKIGDLKCGLALSHINLENTLEWTIDEIMDNPIYFKNARKLKELCKFYNGRANIREIVRKHERNSRLEEIISLKFS; encoded by the coding sequence ATGAAAATTCTTATATCTGTATGTGGTGAGGGATTTGGACACACAACTAGATGTCTTGCTATAGGAGAAGAGTTATCAAAGGAACATGAAGTTAAATTTATAGCATATGGAAAGAGTATGGATTTTATAAAAAAGTGTAATTACGAAGTTTTTGAAACTTATCCAGAAGTTAAATTAACTGGGTATAACGGTAGATTTGATATTAAAGGGAGTATATTCAACAGAGAAAATAGACCTACAATGGCTATAAAGAGAGAGTTAGAGATAGTAAAGAAGTATAAACCTGATCTCATTATTGTTGACTGTAAATACAGCACTGCTCTAGTTGCAAAGTTATTAAATATTCCCTTCTATATAGTTACAAATCAGAATTACACCAGATCCCATGATAATAGAAAGTTCATCATTTATCCTGTTATAAGACTTCTAAATATAATAAATAAACGATCTAAAGGAGTAATAGTGCCTGATCTTCCAATGCCTTATACCATCTGTGAATACAACCTAACTATGTTAGATAACCTTCAGTTTATTGGACCTTTAATTAGATACAATGTGAATGGTGACGAAGGTGAAGATGGTGATTATATCCTCAGTATAATAGGAGGGTTTGAATACAGATACAGGATATTAGAGTTACTAAATGAGATATCCAAAAGAAAAGGTATTAATGTAAAAATGGTATGTGGAAGTTATGAAATTGCAAGAAAACTTAGAAGAATAAAATCTCCAAATGTAGAGATAATACCATTCACAACTAATATGGAGGATCTTATAAGAAGGTGTTCCTTCATTGTATGTCATGGAGGACATTCTACTCTCATGGAAGCTGTAAGTTTTGGGAAGCCTGTTATCACCATTCCAGATCTCTATCACCCTGAGCAGGAAAACAATAGTAGAAAGATAGGAGATCTAAAATGTGGATTAGCCCTCAGTCATATCAATTTAGAGAACACGTTGGAGTGGACCATAGACGAAATAATGGACAATCCTATCTACTTTAAGAATGCGAGGAAGTTAAAGGAGTTATGTAAGTTTTACAACGGTAGGGCAAATATAAGGGAGATTGTAAGGAAACATGAAAGAAATAGTAGATTAGAAGAGATTATATCCCTGAAGTTTTCATAA
- a CDS encoding cell wall-binding repeat-containing protein yields the protein MKGRCIIFIFLLLIPCSVEGLVIGEEKPSLVDTVVITNNNWPDCIIATEYAYKVDGVVLQINNGYLDPSIESFIEAVAPKRIVIVGGPLAVSYSVEEKLKKYGDVIRIWGPTRVETCEEILKMINSEKEKVLVNSTNFRDVVEVISHGYIPVYSFINVYNPNDVVRIYRDDGTVELYYFKNKKFIGRYEKKYVLELPGEILVLSRCPNMDIKFTNNKYISKFGYKLLDLRNISLSSNSKYLVEVNKNTPSAVLLSKYLKIPMVYDGTKIRSGYHVITFENDPVDSSITVAVDILVFKKTVELYSKNNDLKQSLYEAKTQLWSKNIPVEKYNIPYSCLEEYVNKKLTK from the coding sequence ATGAAAGGAAGATGTATTATTTTTATTTTTTTACTGTTAATACCTTGTAGTGTAGAGGGATTAGTTATTGGAGAAGAAAAACCTTCTCTTGTCGATACCGTAGTTATTACAAATAACAACTGGCCAGATTGTATAATCGCTACAGAGTATGCGTATAAAGTAGATGGAGTTGTACTCCAGATTAACAATGGCTATTTGGATCCTTCTATAGAGTCCTTCATTGAAGCTGTTGCACCAAAGAGAATAGTTATTGTAGGGGGTCCTTTGGCAGTTTCCTACAGTGTTGAAGAGAAATTGAAGAAGTACGGTGATGTTATAAGGATATGGGGGCCTACAAGGGTTGAAACCTGTGAGGAAATTCTTAAGATGATAAACAGTGAGAAAGAAAAGGTTTTAGTAAATAGTACAAACTTCAGAGATGTTGTGGAAGTAATCTCTCATGGTTATATACCTGTTTACTCTTTTATAAATGTTTATAATCCTAACGATGTTGTAAGGATTTATAGGGATGACGGTACCGTTGAGTTGTACTATTTCAAGAATAAAAAATTTATTGGTAGATATGAGAAGAAGTATGTTTTAGAGTTACCTGGTGAAATCTTGGTTCTAAGCCGATGTCCAAATATGGATATTAAGTTCACAAACAATAAATACATATCTAAATTTGGATATAAACTACTAGACTTAAGGAATATCTCCTTAAGTTCTAACTCTAAGTATTTGGTAGAGGTAAATAAAAATACACCTTCTGCAGTGCTTCTCTCAAAGTATCTTAAGATACCTATGGTATACGATGGTACGAAAATCCGTAGTGGTTATCATGTTATAACTTTTGAAAATGATCCTGTTGATAGTAGTATTACCGTTGCTGTAGATATACTTGTTTTTAAGAAGACTGTGGAACTGTACAGCAAAAATAACGATCTAAAACAATCCCTGTACGAGGCAAAAACACAACTGTGGTCTAAGAATATTCCTGTTGAAAAATACAACATACCTTACTCCTGTTTGGAGGAATACGTGAATAAGAAATTAACAAAGTGA
- a CDS encoding methanogenesis marker 16 metalloprotein → MDESKTEDKVVVTVEELKKMVRNNEEDKIDEIDIVTTATSGIMSGTMVILHIPVAEPGTFRKGERIYLNGIKGYIGPCPNEYLGSVDVVVYGTSYVEDYGGGFLFKDLVAGKEIDILLESEGRRYERTITLDDIPTAKMIGTRMAFKNYLAFTNLGEKPVKTIFHRRKMKKGEASFSGCGELNPLQNMCCDERSLIGKKVLLNGAEGVILGFGTRSSPEKGNIMISADMRNMDPYYLGGFITSGGVEVFNTVAVPVEVDEKNKEFLKTLDEDIPLPLVNVVGRSIIDVGNYAQVWKDADLRPNINIYRCRNCDVCIPMEMCPTKAIKRMSHLGNRPLPTEDCFGCGVCTGACPYGIYSMKLNSILEVPITCRQSDRERAIKLCRELKRRIERGEFKL, encoded by the coding sequence ATGGATGAATCTAAAACTGAAGACAAGGTAGTGGTAACTGTAGAAGAACTAAAAAAGATGGTAAGAAACAATGAAGAAGATAAGATAGATGAGATAGATATCGTTACAACTGCCACCTCTGGAATAATGTCAGGTACTATGGTGATACTCCATATACCTGTAGCTGAACCTGGAACCTTTAGGAAGGGGGAAAGAATATACTTAAACGGTATAAAAGGATACATAGGTCCCTGTCCAAATGAGTACTTAGGTTCTGTAGATGTTGTAGTATACGGTACAAGTTATGTGGAAGATTACGGAGGAGGGTTCCTATTTAAAGATCTAGTTGCAGGTAAGGAGATAGACATCCTTTTAGAGAGTGAGGGAAGAAGATACGAGAGGACCATAACCTTGGATGATATCCCCACTGCAAAAATGATAGGGACGAGGATGGCGTTTAAAAATTACCTAGCCTTTACCAACTTAGGAGAGAAACCTGTAAAGACTATTTTCCACCGAAGAAAGATGAAAAAAGGAGAAGCTTCATTTTCAGGATGTGGAGAATTAAACCCTCTCCAAAATATGTGCTGTGATGAGAGGAGTCTAATTGGAAAGAAGGTGTTGTTGAACGGTGCTGAAGGCGTAATACTTGGATTTGGAACGAGAAGTTCACCAGAGAAGGGGAATATTATGATATCTGCGGATATGCGTAACATGGATCCCTACTACTTAGGTGGTTTTATCACTTCTGGAGGTGTGGAGGTGTTTAATACTGTTGCAGTGCCTGTGGAGGTTGATGAGAAAAATAAAGAATTCTTAAAAACCTTAGATGAAGATATACCTCTACCTCTTGTGAATGTGGTAGGGAGGAGTATTATAGATGTGGGCAACTACGCCCAGGTATGGAAGGATGCCGATTTAAGACCCAATATAAATATCTATAGGTGTAGGAACTGTGATGTATGTATTCCTATGGAGATGTGTCCAACAAAAGCTATAAAGAGGATGTCTCATTTGGGAAACAGACCACTACCAACAGAGGACTGCTTTGGATGTGGTGTCTGCACAGGTGCCTGTCCTTATGGTATCTACTCAATGAAGTTGAACAGTATCTTAGAAGTACCTATAACCTGTAGGCAGTCAGATAGAGAAAGAGCCATAAAGTTATGTAGAGAACTTAAAAGGAGGATAGAGAGAGGAGAGTTTAAACTTTAA
- the trpD gene encoding anthranilate phosphoribosyltransferase produces the protein MLSKIVEGQNLSFEEAYNLFNTLLEESDVRIGAYLTALQTKGVTSEEIAGFARAMRDRAIKVNLGRGIVDTCGTGGDRSSTVNVSTAVSIILSAFTKVAKHGNVSVTSQSGSADVLKVLGVEIDVPPEETKKMIEKTNFVFLFAPKYHPALKKIMPIRRELGIRTIFNILGPLTNPANPEYQMVGVNAPDLVEKVGEALKLLGVKRALVVHGNGLDELDPRGPSKVCEVVGNKIETYTLSPSDFGLERSKIVPCHSPEESAKRILKVLSGKRNEDRNFIVLNASAVLYTCGMVSDYLEAVEMVNNAIDSGKVLEKLEEIKKYSEKLKLK, from the coding sequence ATGTTGAGTAAAATCGTAGAAGGCCAAAATCTATCTTTTGAAGAAGCTTACAACTTATTTAACACACTACTCGAGGAGAGCGACGTAAGAATAGGTGCCTACCTTACAGCACTTCAGACTAAAGGTGTTACTTCTGAGGAAATTGCAGGTTTTGCAAGAGCTATGAGAGATAGGGCTATTAAGGTGAATCTCGGTAGAGGTATAGTAGATACCTGTGGTACTGGAGGAGATAGATCTTCCACTGTAAATGTAAGTACAGCTGTGTCTATAATACTCTCAGCATTCACAAAGGTTGCAAAACATGGAAATGTATCTGTTACCTCACAAAGTGGCTCTGCAGATGTATTGAAGGTTCTAGGTGTTGAAATAGATGTCCCACCTGAAGAGACAAAGAAGATGATAGAGAAGACGAACTTCGTCTTTCTTTTTGCTCCAAAATATCACCCAGCCCTAAAGAAGATCATGCCTATTAGGAGGGAGTTAGGTATAAGAACTATATTTAACATCTTAGGACCTCTAACAAATCCAGCAAATCCAGAGTATCAGATGGTAGGTGTTAACGCCCCAGATCTGGTGGAGAAGGTTGGGGAAGCTTTAAAGTTGTTGGGGGTTAAGAGAGCCCTTGTAGTTCATGGAAATGGCCTCGACGAGTTGGATCCAAGAGGGCCATCAAAGGTATGTGAAGTGGTAGGAAATAAAATTGAGACATATACTCTATCTCCCAGTGATTTTGGATTGGAGAGATCGAAGATAGTACCATGTCACAGTCCTGAGGAGAGTGCAAAAAGGATACTCAAGGTATTATCTGGTAAGAGGAACGAGGATAGAAACTTTATAGTACTGAATGCATCTGCAGTTCTCTACACCTGTGGGATGGTATCAGATTATCTAGAAGCAGTGGAGATGGTAAATAATGCGATAGATAGTGGGAAGGTGTTGGAGAAGTTAGAAGAGATAAAGAAATATTCGGAAAAGTTGAAATTAAAGTAA
- the trpC gene encoding indole-3-glycerol phosphate synthase TrpC — MYRMAKSIVSKKKEGKNPIIAEIKVFSPKHGDLLRGRNEIDILRIYEEAGVAGISYITDKRYFRGDFNVFKKICASTDLPVLRKDFITSKEEIERTAEAEGSAILLIGRLLKEKTSEFVDYALEHELDTLVEVHSREEMEIAKGTNTTMIGINNRDISKLERDDGNVSLTEKLSKYLPKGVVSVSESGISTLEDLKVALKYTDAALIGTSFMRAEDTLNFVKSFVDAKLY, encoded by the coding sequence ATGTACAGGATGGCAAAATCTATAGTGAGTAAAAAGAAAGAGGGCAAAAATCCAATTATTGCCGAGATAAAAGTTTTTTCTCCTAAGCATGGCGATCTACTTAGAGGTAGAAATGAGATAGATATTCTTAGGATATACGAGGAGGCTGGGGTTGCAGGTATATCTTATATTACAGATAAAAGGTACTTTAGGGGGGATTTTAACGTCTTTAAAAAGATATGTGCTTCTACAGATCTCCCTGTATTGAGGAAGGACTTTATTACATCAAAGGAGGAAATAGAGAGAACTGCAGAAGCGGAAGGAAGTGCAATACTACTAATAGGAAGGCTCTTAAAGGAGAAAACTAGTGAATTCGTTGATTATGCCTTGGAGCATGAGCTAGATACCTTAGTTGAAGTGCATAGTAGGGAAGAGATGGAGATAGCTAAGGGGACTAACACTACTATGATCGGGATAAATAACAGGGATATTTCCAAGTTGGAACGAGACGACGGTAACGTATCCCTCACAGAGAAGTTATCCAAGTATCTACCAAAGGGTGTTGTTTCTGTCAGTGAAAGTGGTATCTCCACCTTAGAAGACCTAAAGGTAGCTCTGAAGTATACAGATGCAGCCCTTATAGGTACAAGTTTTATGAGAGCTGAAGATACCTTAAATTTCGTCAAAAGTTTTGTGGATGCTAAGTTATATTGA
- a CDS encoding DUF7343 domain-containing protein gives MVVKKYIVIILFMFFTVVNVSEAIKFENYNVVFNINQSDGVHGNIYLAMYNNDSEKISNITYILPHIIHNVKVTSNKNISHIDEFYEEGSTKITIKFKDPIKKGERCYINISFDGDMIWNKYGKKMFSATIPAVNSNFTMTVILPQGASVVSPAEGLLSITPQDYTIDTDGKRIYIRWNRKLSKEDKYFTATVSYILQPVNYTTNKNALLNDFYYNLLLVILVLVVIGALYGVYYEKKKVAKRDKVIKELSERVNNLVNDLNTLKIELENKEDIISELKRKNSELVDELSNQLESYKSDVIKLNVKLEELEDANKKYREELEKNKEIISEKEKIIEDLKNTIKTYKNNIEELKKKIKEYEKTLKNMLMDILTEEEKTIVNLIKEYGEITQKEIVEITGMSKPKVSRIVADLENRGIIKKVKIGRINKLALTDKFRWE, from the coding sequence ATGGTGGTAAAAAAGTACATTGTAATAATTCTTTTCATGTTTTTTACAGTTGTGAATGTAAGTGAGGCTATAAAGTTCGAAAATTATAATGTAGTGTTTAATATAAATCAGAGTGACGGCGTACATGGAAACATCTACTTAGCTATGTACAACAACGACTCTGAGAAAATTTCCAATATTACATACATTCTACCTCACATCATCCATAACGTGAAGGTAACATCTAACAAAAATATAAGTCATATAGACGAATTCTATGAAGAAGGTTCTACTAAGATAACAATAAAATTTAAAGATCCTATAAAAAAAGGAGAAAGGTGTTATATTAACATTAGTTTTGATGGAGATATGATCTGGAATAAATATGGAAAAAAGATGTTTTCAGCGACAATACCTGCTGTAAATTCCAACTTCACCATGACTGTAATATTGCCACAAGGAGCTTCTGTAGTATCTCCTGCAGAGGGTCTTTTAAGTATAACACCTCAAGATTATACCATAGACACTGATGGTAAGAGAATATATATAAGGTGGAATAGAAAACTAAGCAAAGAAGACAAATATTTTACAGCAACCGTATCCTATATATTACAACCTGTTAACTATACCACTAACAAAAATGCACTACTTAATGATTTTTACTACAACCTTCTACTCGTAATACTTGTGTTGGTAGTAATTGGAGCTCTCTATGGAGTATACTACGAAAAAAAGAAAGTTGCAAAAAGAGACAAAGTTATAAAAGAGTTGTCGGAAAGAGTTAACAACCTGGTAAATGATTTAAATACTCTCAAGATAGAGTTGGAAAATAAAGAAGATATTATTTCAGAGTTGAAAAGAAAAAATAGTGAATTAGTAGATGAGTTGAGTAATCAGCTTGAGAGTTATAAAAGTGACGTTATAAAGTTGAATGTTAAACTGGAAGAGTTGGAAGATGCCAATAAAAAGTACAGGGAAGAGTTAGAAAAAAATAAAGAGATAATCTCTGAGAAGGAAAAAATTATAGAAGATTTGAAGAATACCATTAAGACGTACAAGAACAATATAGAAGAGTTAAAGAAAAAGATAAAGGAGTATGAAAAAACTTTAAAGAATATGTTGATGGATATACTCACGGAAGAGGAGAAAACTATTGTAAATCTAATAAAAGAGTATGGTGAAATCACCCAGAAAGAGATTGTAGAGATTACAGGAATGAGCAAACCTAAGGTCTCCAGGATAGTGGCAGATCTTGAGAATAGAGGTATAATAAAAAAAGTTAAAATTGGTAGGATAAATAAGTTGGCGTTGACAGATAAGTTTAGGTGGGAATAA